One window from the genome of Paenibacillus azoreducens encodes:
- a CDS encoding S8 family serine peptidase, whose translation MYGKSWIQKLVLALFVFIFTITSPALTFAARDEGMESAAAPAFSGSIEADSYRIDPRIIEEFQSKNYVTYIVKMAEQSDVNSISRNALQWSSLKGESSAKQKRTVRNFIVNSLMDTAEQTQSGITQELEQMEASGLVRDFHPFYIVNAIAVTSTKDAMEKLAKRPEVEKLVPNNTYKLQSAPEPKSSLSGAAQAGAGKEVPWNLRNISAEQAWKLGFDGAGVVVANMDSGVDGSHPALKQKWRGLGSPNPELSWYDATIATTKFPTDGNGHGTHVMGTMVGSEEDGSNKIGVAPRAQWIAARVFDSSGETSDDALIKAGEWILAPTDKQGNKHPDMAPDVVNNSWGNVPAGKNEFFQDIVKAWIAADIFPAFSAGNTKPPENNGGSGSITAPGNYPESFATGAVDINNCLANFSLQGPTPYGQMKPEVVAPGVNIRSAVPGGEYALMNGTSMASPHTAGVAALIKQANPALKVNEIARILKNTADSLTDQGFPQTPNNGYGWGIINALSAVSSQKQGLGSVTGQVTIDGTDTGSPTIEHEPVELVFNILEKEMFARVKDDVSVDSVELYVREKGKDQWNKHVMLRTSGSHQNGVYEGGIPVDELSLNGIEYYIKATDFSGNATQTDIYPVRVSKGVKIGYTQDFETSIEGFGFSDTSGVWQWGVPTSGPKKAFSGTKVMATVLDGNYPNGANTYFEMPVIDLTDNEHAVLSFTHWYKLGDWWNASYDLAEVFIGGKKSNFQFERVKTYRMSSTKWTTEYIDLSPYKGDQIYVVFNLRGDYGSDEGWYIDDIKIQSPDPDLPVAPKIKVRSNSPGRVILDFDKEPSGKLKEYVIYRKSEPDGEFKEIGTTNSYNYRDEPQPQKGTYYYAVKARTVSQTMSEFSNVVSWTFTGGKEIFGDDFEGPDKGWTLDGLGEEWERGIPHPTKGPKKAVSGQNVWGTNLRGPYGGKVNQSLISPEIDLTEAKHASLYFQQWHEIDDGDQGAVEVSKDNGKTWKSLAVYPKREYDVNHPNRFWYLEELSLDDYAGEKIKFRFRFESKNDSTDFGWYIDDVEVRETPPVMNRISSVSSLAGKSKDTRSLEDSHSRLEPEETDPLPTLDTLKAAKREAFVHGIPVQPSALQSVSSSGLPIMADVTMLETKRTTRSDAGTGRYTLKHPPGEYTLQVEAYGYKTEKRTVNIEENRPFTADVHLTPLAKGKLTGKVTNIATGKPVANASVRLMNDAQVAPAVTNSEGEFELEAYEGDYQLSISALNYLTVEHHVSMKGNGTVTGSYELHGFNGETSDELYYDDGVTDNAKALPLSGDAYAVRMTTNGPAQVTGARFLFWSQGWPNPGGDRFKYAVYDANGPDGLPGKLVAGPYEGKANRNGDWTDVVIHNPVIFNGDFYVAYIQEGVMPNVPGMSMTKTEGKSGRSWKQIQGTWRKAGSDDGDYMIRAKVANVTEEPVITEPVSGTDVHDAEVTVKGTYPTDGTTIQLYRGDVLAGSGVVEKGRFAIPLVLERGENQLFAVAEADGQATSKSAIITVNYIVPAQEGGIQSIAVTPGEVTLKEGEQSTLQVTANVKNENGDIVQMPLKDGLKFASSDNQIANVDETGRVTGISEGTAVITVTYQQWSAQATIHVENEGGQPAEGEVQSITVDPDEVTLKESEQSTLQVTANVKNENGDIVQMPLKDGLEFASSDNQIANVDETGRVTGISEGTAVITVTYQQWSVQATIHVESEGGQPAEGELQSITVHPDQLKLYVGDAESLTVTALVNKNGEIQKVPVTNQLLFASSDDRIAKVDRQGQVSGLSEGIVEITVVYKDKQAVSRVVVQKRHTEPTEPTEPSTPPGGDSGNTGGSGNTGSSGSTGGSNSSTAASGSNNPAAAGKETKVPVKADGKAFILSEQALYGSGKKSAIAELQPEWVDAQLSGTVKEPVKLDLTKINFGDYEHVGIKMNPPEAKKIQKSGRAFHIEGDHFSLTIPEEAFVDFMTDAGFQLKIAAQAAAEHRSGARAGSKSAGGREVSGRVMFSNPSGKLTHSVNLRLNLDSALAKDPRKAATYMLDSKGQWIVAGISLHSDQSLSLQVKQPGTFVLQEFAPTFADIATHWGRDEIEVLAAQHILKGTSEGVFTPNAPVTRAQFMTMLDRLTGDQPEGTDRFSMPGGQEALTRAEMASLLVQRITEDQIPASIQLDFKDQDKLTAAEKSSVAYAVEKGWVQGMDGNRFGGDQTSNRAQVAAILYRYMKSVNKI comes from the coding sequence TTGTACGGTAAATCGTGGATTCAGAAATTGGTGTTGGCTTTATTCGTTTTTATTTTTACCATCACATCGCCGGCATTGACATTTGCCGCCAGGGATGAAGGGATGGAGTCCGCGGCGGCGCCCGCATTCTCCGGCAGTATAGAGGCGGACAGCTATCGGATTGATCCCCGAATCATCGAAGAGTTTCAAAGTAAGAACTATGTGACCTATATTGTAAAAATGGCAGAGCAGTCGGATGTGAATTCAATCTCCCGGAATGCGCTGCAGTGGTCGTCGTTGAAAGGAGAATCATCAGCAAAGCAAAAAAGAACGGTTCGCAATTTCATCGTGAACTCGCTGATGGATACGGCGGAGCAGACGCAATCCGGAATTACGCAGGAACTTGAACAGATGGAAGCTTCCGGATTGGTGCGGGATTTCCATCCGTTTTATATTGTCAACGCGATTGCGGTTACAAGTACTAAGGATGCGATGGAGAAACTGGCCAAACGTCCCGAGGTAGAAAAATTGGTACCAAACAATACATATAAGCTTCAATCCGCTCCGGAACCGAAGTCGTCTTTAAGCGGTGCGGCACAAGCCGGGGCGGGAAAAGAAGTTCCATGGAATCTGCGCAACATCAGTGCGGAGCAGGCCTGGAAGCTTGGCTTTGACGGGGCTGGAGTCGTTGTAGCCAACATGGACTCCGGAGTGGATGGCAGCCATCCGGCGCTTAAGCAAAAGTGGAGAGGGCTCGGTAGCCCGAATCCCGAGCTAAGCTGGTACGACGCCACCATCGCAACGACAAAGTTCCCAACGGATGGAAATGGCCACGGCACGCATGTCATGGGAACGATGGTTGGCTCCGAAGAGGACGGGAGCAACAAGATCGGCGTGGCTCCGAGAGCTCAGTGGATTGCGGCCCGGGTGTTCGACTCGAGCGGCGAAACGAGCGACGATGCCCTGATCAAGGCAGGAGAATGGATTCTCGCTCCAACCGACAAGCAGGGTAACAAACATCCGGATATGGCGCCGGATGTTGTCAACAATTCATGGGGAAATGTTCCGGCAGGAAAAAACGAATTTTTCCAGGATATCGTCAAAGCATGGATTGCCGCAGACATCTTTCCGGCATTTTCTGCGGGCAATACGAAGCCGCCCGAAAACAACGGAGGTTCGGGTTCGATTACGGCACCCGGAAACTACCCTGAGTCTTTTGCTACGGGAGCGGTGGATATCAACAACTGTTTGGCGAATTTTTCGCTGCAGGGGCCTACTCCTTACGGGCAAATGAAACCGGAAGTGGTTGCGCCCGGCGTCAATATCCGGTCGGCAGTTCCCGGGGGCGAATATGCGCTGATGAACGGAACGTCGATGGCCAGCCCGCATACGGCAGGGGTTGCGGCGCTGATCAAGCAGGCTAATCCGGCGTTAAAAGTAAATGAAATAGCGCGAATTTTGAAAAATACCGCCGACTCATTGACGGATCAGGGATTCCCGCAGACGCCGAATAATGGCTACGGATGGGGTATCATTAATGCTCTTAGCGCGGTATCCAGCCAAAAGCAAGGTTTGGGAAGCGTTACCGGGCAGGTTACGATCGATGGAACCGATACCGGCAGCCCGACCATTGAGCATGAGCCGGTTGAATTGGTGTTCAACATATTGGAAAAAGAAATGTTTGCACGGGTCAAAGACGATGTCAGTGTAGACTCCGTAGAATTATATGTACGCGAGAAGGGAAAGGATCAGTGGAACAAACATGTGATGCTCCGTACTTCCGGCAGCCATCAGAATGGCGTGTACGAGGGCGGCATTCCAGTTGACGAACTTTCGCTTAATGGAATTGAATATTATATTAAAGCGACTGATTTTAGCGGCAACGCCACTCAGACGGACATTTATCCGGTAAGAGTATCGAAAGGCGTCAAGATCGGTTATACGCAGGATTTTGAAACCTCGATCGAAGGATTCGGCTTTAGCGATACATCAGGGGTGTGGCAATGGGGAGTGCCTACCAGCGGGCCCAAAAAGGCTTTTTCGGGCACGAAGGTCATGGCAACCGTACTGGATGGCAATTACCCGAATGGCGCCAATACCTACTTCGAAATGCCCGTGATCGATTTAACGGATAATGAGCATGCGGTGCTTTCATTTACGCACTGGTACAAGCTCGGCGATTGGTGGAATGCATCATATGATCTGGCAGAGGTGTTTATTGGCGGGAAGAAATCGAATTTCCAGTTCGAAAGGGTAAAAACATATCGGATGAGCAGCACCAAATGGACGACGGAATACATCGATCTTTCCCCGTATAAAGGGGATCAGATTTATGTTGTCTTTAACCTGCGGGGAGATTACGGCAGTGACGAGGGCTGGTACATTGACGATATTAAAATACAAAGCCCGGATCCTGATCTTCCCGTGGCTCCGAAAATTAAAGTGAGAAGCAATTCTCCAGGCAGAGTGATCCTCGACTTTGACAAAGAACCATCCGGCAAGCTGAAAGAATATGTGATTTACCGCAAATCGGAGCCGGACGGGGAATTTAAGGAAATCGGCACTACCAATTCCTATAATTACAGAGATGAACCGCAGCCGCAAAAAGGAACGTATTATTACGCGGTTAAAGCCCGTACGGTAAGCCAGACGATGAGCGAGTTTTCGAATGTCGTATCCTGGACGTTTACGGGTGGCAAGGAAATTTTTGGCGATGACTTTGAAGGACCGGACAAGGGATGGACTCTCGATGGCTTAGGCGAGGAATGGGAGCGAGGCATTCCGCATCCAACGAAGGGACCGAAAAAAGCCGTCTCCGGACAAAATGTTTGGGGAACAAATCTGAGGGGCCCATATGGTGGCAAAGTGAATCAGAGTCTGATTTCACCGGAAATCGATTTGACTGAGGCGAAACATGCATCGCTTTATTTCCAACAGTGGCATGAGATTGATGATGGAGATCAAGGCGCCGTTGAAGTGAGCAAGGATAACGGGAAGACATGGAAATCGCTTGCCGTATATCCGAAGCGGGAATACGACGTAAATCATCCGAATAGGTTCTGGTATTTGGAGGAACTGAGTCTCGATGATTATGCAGGGGAAAAGATCAAGTTCCGTTTCCGCTTTGAAAGTAAGAACGACTCGACTGACTTCGGATGGTACATTGATGATGTGGAGGTTCGGGAAACACCACCGGTAATGAACAGAATCAGTTCGGTCTCTTCATTGGCGGGCAAGTCGAAAGACACGCGCAGCTTAGAAGATAGTCATTCCCGATTGGAGCCGGAAGAGACGGATCCGCTGCCAACGTTGGATACGCTAAAGGCGGCAAAACGGGAAGCCTTCGTCCATGGAATTCCGGTCCAGCCATCTGCGCTGCAAAGCGTAAGTTCATCCGGCCTGCCGATTATGGCTGACGTCACCATGCTGGAAACCAAGCGAACGACCCGCTCCGACGCGGGAACCGGACGCTATACGCTGAAACATCCTCCCGGAGAGTATACGCTTCAGGTTGAAGCATACGGTTATAAAACCGAGAAGAGAACAGTGAACATAGAAGAAAACCGCCCCTTTACGGCGGATGTTCATTTGACGCCGCTTGCCAAAGGCAAGCTTACAGGGAAGGTGACCAATATCGCAACCGGGAAACCGGTCGCAAACGCGTCCGTCAGACTGATGAATGATGCGCAAGTTGCTCCGGCTGTGACAAACAGCGAAGGAGAATTTGAACTTGAAGCGTATGAAGGGGACTATCAGCTGTCGATTTCTGCCTTGAATTATTTGACGGTCGAACATCATGTTTCGATGAAGGGAAATGGCACGGTGACTGGCTCTTACGAACTTCATGGTTTTAACGGCGAGACTTCGGACGAGCTTTATTATGATGATGGGGTTACCGATAATGCCAAAGCTCTGCCTCTCTCCGGCGATGCCTACGCGGTTCGGATGACTACCAACGGACCTGCGCAGGTGACGGGAGCGCGCTTCTTATTCTGGAGCCAAGGTTGGCCGAACCCCGGAGGAGACAGATTCAAATATGCCGTTTACGATGCAAACGGGCCGGATGGACTTCCAGGGAAACTGGTAGCCGGACCATATGAAGGGAAGGCGAACCGTAACGGCGATTGGACAGACGTAGTGATCCATAACCCGGTTATTTTCAACGGCGATTTCTATGTGGCCTATATTCAAGAAGGCGTGATGCCGAATGTTCCCGGGATGTCCATGACGAAGACGGAAGGTAAATCCGGACGTTCATGGAAGCAAATCCAAGGAACATGGAGAAAAGCGGGCAGCGACGACGGCGATTATATGATCCGGGCGAAAGTCGCCAACGTCACGGAAGAGCCAGTGATTACCGAACCTGTTTCCGGAACCGATGTTCACGATGCAGAAGTAACAGTGAAAGGTACTTATCCGACAGACGGTACGACGATCCAATTGTATCGCGGGGACGTTCTCGCGGGCTCAGGGGTCGTGGAGAAAGGAAGATTTGCGATTCCGCTTGTTCTGGAACGGGGAGAGAATCAACTTTTTGCGGTCGCGGAAGCAGATGGACAAGCTACGAGTAAGTCCGCGATCATTACCGTGAACTACATTGTTCCAGCACAAGAAGGAGGGATTCAATCGATCGCCGTCACTCCGGGCGAAGTGACATTAAAAGAAGGTGAGCAGTCAACGCTGCAAGTGACAGCTAACGTGAAAAACGAAAATGGCGATATCGTTCAAATGCCGCTCAAAGACGGTCTTAAGTTCGCGTCTTCGGATAATCAAATTGCAAACGTGGATGAAACAGGACGCGTGACGGGAATCAGCGAGGGTACGGCGGTCATCACAGTTACCTACCAGCAATGGAGCGCGCAAGCAACCATCCATGTTGAAAACGAAGGCGGGCAGCCTGCTGAAGGAGAGGTTCAATCCATCACCGTCGATCCGGACGAAGTGACATTAAAAGAAAGTGAGCAGTCAACGCTGCAAGTGACAGCTAATGTGAAAAACGAAAATGGCGATATCGTTCAAATGCCGCTCAAAGACGGTCTTGAGTTCGCGTCTTCGGATAATCAAATTGCAAACGTGGATGAAACAGGACGCGTAACGGGAATCAGTGAGGGTACGGCGGTCATCACAGTCACCTACCAGCAATGGAGCGTGCAAGCAACCATCCATGTTGAAAGCGAAGGCGGGCAGCCTGCTGAAGGAGAACTTCAATCCATAACGGTACATCCCGATCAGCTTAAGCTTTACGTTGGCGATGCAGAATCGCTTACCGTTACGGCATTAGTGAATAAAAATGGAGAAATTCAAAAGGTGCCTGTAACAAACCAGCTGCTGTTTGCATCGTCGGACGATCGCATTGCGAAAGTTGATCGACAGGGGCAGGTATCGGGACTCAGCGAAGGCATCGTCGAAATTACCGTGGTTTATAAGGATAAGCAAGCAGTCTCCAGAGTAGTTGTTCAGAAGAGACATACCGAACCGACCGAACCGACCGAACCGTCGACGCCGCCTGGGGGCGATTCGGGCAATACTGGAGGTTCAGGTAATACAGGTAGTTCGGGAAGTACGGGCGGTTCAAACAGCTCAACCGCTGCAAGCGGTTCGAATAACCCGGCAGCTGCCGGAAAGGAAACTAAAGTTCCGGTAAAAGCTGATGGGAAGGCATTTATTTTGTCGGAGCAAGCTCTGTACGGGTCCGGGAAAAAATCGGCCATTGCAGAATTGCAGCCGGAGTGGGTTGATGCACAGCTATCGGGAACCGTTAAAGAGCCGGTCAAGCTGGATTTGACGAAAATAAACTTCGGCGATTATGAACATGTAGGTATTAAAATGAATCCGCCGGAAGCGAAAAAAATTCAAAAATCCGGTAGGGCATTTCATATCGAGGGCGACCATTTCTCGTTGACGATTCCGGAGGAGGCTTTCGTTGACTTCATGACGGACGCTGGTTTCCAATTGAAGATAGCAGCTCAAGCTGCTGCGGAACATCGATCAGGGGCGCGGGCAGGATCGAAATCGGCTGGCGGACGAGAAGTGTCAGGACGGGTAATGTTCAGCAATCCAAGCGGCAAATTGACACATTCGGTTAATCTACGGCTGAATCTTGATTCCGCTTTGGCAAAAGATCCGCGAAAAGCAGCCACGTATATGCTGGACAGCAAGGGACAATGGATTGTTGCAGGCATATCGCTTCATTCCGATCAAAGTCTTTCATTGCAAGTTAAACAGCCAGGGACGTTTGTCTTGCAGGAATTTGCACCGACCTTTGCCGATATCGCAACCCACTGGGGACGGGATGAAATCGAAGTGCTTGCGGCGCAGCATATTTTGAAGGGGACAAGCGAAGGAGTGTTTACGCCGAATGCTCCGGTCACACGGGCCCAATTCATGACCATGTTGGACCGTTTAACAGGTGATCAACCGGAGGGTACGGACCGATTCAGCATGCCGGGTGGGCAGGAGGCGCTAACCCGTGCAGAAATGGCAAGCCTGCTTGTGCAGCGGATTACCGAAGATCAAATTCCTGCCTCGATCCAACTGGATTTCAAAGATCAGGATAAGCTGACGGCTGCCGAAAAATCATCGGTTGCTTACGCAGTCGAAAAAGGTTGGGTCCAGGGAATGGACGGAAATCGATTTGGCGGCGACCAGACTTCCAACCGTGCGCAAGTGGCAGCCATACTGTATCGTTATATGAAATCGGTAAACAAGATATAG